A single region of the Changchengzhania lutea genome encodes:
- the def gene encoding peptide deformylase translates to MILPIVAYGDPVLKKKATDISKEYPKLEALLANMHDTMYNAFGVGLAAPQIGLPIRLFLVDTSPFGEDEVLSDEEREELKVFKKVFINAKILKEEGDEWAFNEGCLSIPDVREDVFRQPIITIEYFDEHFKKHTEVYKGLIARVIQHEYDHIEGVLFTDKLSTLKKRLIKGKLNNISKGKIDVDYRMRFPNQKKKR, encoded by the coding sequence ATGATTTTACCAATAGTTGCCTATGGCGATCCTGTTTTAAAAAAGAAAGCAACAGACATATCTAAGGAATATCCAAAATTAGAAGCCCTATTAGCAAATATGCACGATACCATGTATAACGCTTTTGGTGTTGGATTAGCAGCACCACAAATAGGACTTCCTATTCGATTATTTTTAGTAGATACGTCGCCTTTTGGTGAAGATGAGGTGCTGTCTGATGAAGAGCGAGAAGAATTAAAAGTTTTTAAAAAGGTTTTTATTAATGCGAAAATATTAAAAGAAGAAGGCGATGAGTGGGCTTTTAACGAAGGCTGCTTAAGTATTCCTGATGTTCGTGAAGATGTTTTTAGACAACCTATTATTACTATCGAATATTTTGATGAGCATTTTAAAAAACATACTGAAGTTTACAAAGGTTTAATTGCAAGAGTGATACAGCACGAGTACGACCATATTGAAGGTGTTTTGTTTACAGATAAACTATCTACACTAAAAAAACGTTTAATTAAAGGGAAATTAAATAACATATCAAAAGGTAAGATAGATGTAGATTACAGAATGCGTTTTCCCAATCAAAAAAAGAAACGCTAA
- the ruvX gene encoding Holliday junction resolvase RuvX, with product MARILAIDYGMKRTGLAVTDDFQIIASGLTTVNTKELLPFLKNYIEKEKVELFLVGEPKQMDNTPSESEALILPFLKKLEALIPNIPIKRIDERFTSKMAFQTMIDSGLKKNQRKNKALVDEISATLILQSYLYSK from the coding sequence ATGGCAAGAATACTAGCAATTGATTATGGGATGAAGCGAACAGGGCTTGCGGTTACGGATGACTTCCAGATAATCGCTTCTGGCCTGACGACAGTTAATACCAAAGAATTACTTCCATTTTTGAAAAATTATATAGAGAAGGAGAAAGTCGAATTATTTTTAGTTGGAGAACCAAAGCAAATGGATAACACACCGTCTGAAAGTGAAGCGCTTATTTTACCATTTCTCAAAAAATTAGAGGCACTAATTCCTAATATACCAATAAAACGGATTGATGAACGTTTTACTTCTAAAATGGCGTTTCAAACCATGATTGATAGCGGTTTAAAAAAGAATCAGCGTAAAAATAAAGCCTTAGTTGATGAAATTAGTGCGACTTTAATTCTGCAAAGCTATTTATATTCTAAGTAA
- a CDS encoding 2,3,4,5-tetrahydropyridine-2,6-dicarboxylate N-succinyltransferase: MTELRDIIEQAWENRALLKEEQTTTAIRKVVDLLDQGVLRVAEPVENGWQVNEWVKKAVVLYFPIQKMETIEVGVFEYHDKIPLKTGYAEKGIRVVPHAVARHGSYISSGTILMPSYVNIGAYVDEGTMVDTWATVGSCAQIGKNVHLSGGVGIGGVLEPLQAAPVIIEDGAFIGSRCIVVEGVRVEKEAVLGANVVLTMSTKIIDVTGEEPIEMKGQVPARSVVIPGSYVKEFPSGKYNVPCALIIGKRKESTDKKTSLNEALREHNVAV, from the coding sequence ATGACCGAATTACGAGATATTATTGAGCAAGCCTGGGAGAATAGAGCCCTTTTAAAAGAAGAACAAACAACCACTGCTATTAGGAAAGTAGTTGATTTACTAGATCAAGGGGTGCTTCGCGTTGCAGAACCTGTTGAAAATGGATGGCAAGTTAATGAATGGGTTAAGAAGGCTGTGGTTTTATATTTTCCTATTCAAAAAATGGAAACCATCGAAGTTGGTGTTTTTGAATACCATGATAAAATTCCATTAAAAACTGGATATGCCGAAAAAGGGATTCGGGTAGTGCCGCATGCAGTGGCTAGACATGGTTCATATATATCAAGTGGCACGATATTGATGCCCAGTTACGTGAATATTGGCGCTTATGTGGACGAAGGCACTATGGTTGATACTTGGGCGACGGTTGGTAGTTGTGCGCAAATTGGAAAAAATGTACATCTCTCTGGTGGTGTTGGCATTGGTGGAGTTCTAGAACCATTACAAGCCGCACCTGTTATTATAGAAGATGGTGCGTTTATAGGCAGTCGTTGTATAGTTGTTGAAGGCGTTCGAGTTGAGAAAGAGGCAGTCTTAGGTGCCAATGTAGTATTAACTATGAGCACCAAGATTATTGACGTGACCGGTGAGGAACCTATTGAAATGAAAGGACAAGTTCCAGCGCGCTCTGTGGTGATTCCAGGAAGCTACGTTAAAGAATTCCCTTCTGGAAAATATAACGTGCCTTGCGCTTTAATTATAGGTAAACGCAAGGAAAGTACTGATAAAAAAACGTCGCTTAACGAGGCGCTTAGAGAACATAATGTGGCTGTGTAA
- a CDS encoding Stealth CR1 domain-containing protein, which produces MKYDKEASGIKIDAVITWVDGSDINWQEKINRYSDVKINFNDTKHKKRYNSIGEIDIAIKGILKYAPFIKNIYLVTDNQKPEAFDDLQSLAIANGVQLELVDHTVIFKDFEDCLPCFNSCSIGSMLFRIPNLSEHFIIFNDDTFLMRSATKTDFFINGQPIIRGQWEDFNENREFRKFYHSVLSLIGKPKDEKGISFKKFQQNSAKLAGTDNYLRRFHTPVCVRKSTLENFFKINKILKNNVKHRFRNENQFLISSLSEHLEIKNRTFHYKSNPQLTYFRSYKNLFVTRLKLKWFEIDNSKLFVTFQSLDMAEPKSLKYILNWIDHRIN; this is translated from the coding sequence ATGAAATATGATAAGGAAGCCTCTGGAATTAAAATTGACGCAGTAATAACATGGGTTGATGGTAGTGACATTAACTGGCAAGAAAAAATTAATAGGTATTCTGATGTTAAAATCAATTTTAATGACACCAAGCACAAAAAGCGTTACAACTCTATAGGAGAAATTGATATTGCCATAAAGGGCATTTTAAAATACGCTCCTTTTATAAAGAATATTTATCTAGTTACAGATAATCAGAAACCTGAAGCATTTGATGATTTACAATCTCTAGCAATTGCCAATGGTGTCCAGTTGGAGTTGGTGGATCATACCGTTATTTTTAAAGACTTTGAAGACTGTTTACCCTGTTTTAACTCATGTTCTATAGGGTCTATGTTATTTAGAATTCCTAATCTATCTGAGCATTTTATCATTTTTAACGACGACACATTTTTAATGAGAAGTGCTACCAAAACTGATTTTTTTATTAATGGCCAGCCGATTATCCGGGGACAATGGGAAGATTTTAATGAAAATAGGGAATTTAGAAAATTTTATCACAGCGTCCTTTCCTTAATAGGGAAACCAAAAGATGAAAAAGGAATAAGTTTCAAGAAATTTCAGCAGAATAGTGCCAAACTTGCGGGAACAGATAATTATCTAAGACGATTTCATACACCAGTATGCGTTAGAAAATCGACGTTAGAAAACTTTTTTAAAATAAATAAAATCCTCAAAAATAATGTCAAGCACAGATTTAGAAATGAAAATCAATTTTTGATTTCTTCACTTTCTGAGCATTTGGAAATTAAAAACAGGACATTTCATTATAAATCTAACCCACAATTAACGTATTTTAGATCTTATAAAAACCTGTTTGTCACCAGACTAAAGTTAAAATGGTTTGAAATAGATAACTCTAAATTGTTCGTTACATTTCAGAGCTTGGATATGGCCGAACCTAAGTCTTTGAAATACATACTCAATTGGATAGATCATAGAATAAATTAA
- a CDS encoding CDP-glycerol glycerophosphotransferase, protein MNYKFLIYISYSYALPIGNPLESEIKRRGYTVKWFSDLEDGKKAISLKDNVIDNITDLMGYQPDVVLAATDDVPDFITGIKVQIFHGFLTYKRPERKHGEAHFRIRGFFDLYCTQGPSSTKGFLKQQKKYPHFEVIETGWSKVDPLFPIVNKEKGNTIMIASTFTERLSLAYNDDVYKEIESLSAAGIFNFIMVLHPKLPEHIISKWRSINNAHFKFYDTTNLIPLFKKADIMFADTTSAIQEFLLQIKPVVTFNHTLDHEYLIDVNNATDLENKFSEALKYPKSLLASIKEFVNELHPYNDGNSSQRIIDATIGFLHKDKTYLKSKPLNLIRKYKIRKRLKHFILKSYNQAYTKPKR, encoded by the coding sequence ATGAATTACAAATTCTTAATATACATTTCCTATAGTTATGCATTGCCTATTGGCAACCCTTTAGAAAGCGAAATTAAGAGACGTGGGTATACAGTTAAATGGTTTAGTGATTTAGAAGATGGGAAAAAAGCTATTTCACTAAAGGACAACGTCATAGATAATATAACAGACCTTATGGGCTATCAACCAGATGTTGTGTTAGCTGCAACAGATGATGTCCCAGATTTTATTACGGGGATTAAAGTGCAGATATTTCATGGGTTTCTAACCTATAAGCGACCGGAGAGGAAGCATGGGGAAGCCCATTTTAGGATTCGTGGTTTTTTTGATTTGTATTGTACACAGGGACCATCAAGTACTAAAGGTTTTTTAAAGCAACAAAAAAAATATCCGCATTTTGAAGTAATAGAAACAGGTTGGAGTAAAGTAGATCCTTTATTTCCTATAGTTAATAAAGAAAAGGGAAATACTATTATGATCGCTTCAACCTTTACTGAGCGTTTAAGCTTAGCGTATAATGATGATGTTTATAAAGAAATTGAAAGCTTATCCGCAGCAGGAATTTTTAATTTTATTATGGTGTTGCATCCAAAACTTCCAGAACACATCATAAGTAAATGGAGATCAATCAATAATGCGCATTTTAAATTTTATGACACCACTAATTTAATCCCCTTATTTAAGAAAGCGGATATTATGTTTGCTGATACTACTTCCGCCATTCAAGAGTTTTTGTTACAAATAAAACCAGTAGTTACCTTTAACCATACACTCGATCATGAGTATCTTATAGATGTAAACAACGCAACGGATCTTGAAAATAAGTTTTCTGAAGCCTTAAAATATCCTAAATCGCTTTTAGCAAGCATAAAAGAATTTGTGAATGAGCTGCATCCCTATAATGATGGAAATTCTTCGCAGCGAATTATAGATGCTACAATCGGTTTTTTACATAAAGATAAAACTTACCTAAAAAGTAAACCGTTGAATTTAATACGGAAATATAAAATAAGAAAACGTCTGAAACACTTCATCTTAAAATCGTATAATCAAGCGTATACTAAGCCTAAACGCTAA